GTCATGGCTTCCTCCAGCCCTGCAGCTACCAGCGGTTGAATACTTTGGGGAACCGCCAGGGTTACTAATCCAGCCCCGGCCCTTAAAGCCCCCCGGGCTGCCATACGTGCTGCGCCACTCATATCTCTGGAACCAGCCACCAACAAAACATGGCCATAGATTCCCTTATGGCTTACGGACCTCCTTGGCTTAAACCAGGAGGCTATCAACTGCTTGGTTAGCAACTGTCTTGGGATAGCCTTGCTTTCAGTGAGATACTTGGGTAATGAAATATCCACTACATGCAATTCGCCAGCAATGGAAGCGCCGGGCTCCACCACCAAACCCAATTTTGGCAAGCCAAAGGTTACCGTATGGTTGGCCTTTATGCTCGGTCCTGGGGCCCGTCCAGTGTCGGCCTCTAGCCCGGAGGGAATATCCACCGCAATAACGGTTACAGAACTGGCATTGATTAATTCGATAATCCTGGCTACCTTTTCATTAACCATTCCATGAAAACCAGTTCCAAAAAGGGCATCAATAAAAATGTCGGTATTCAACAGGGCAACTTTTACAAGGTTTATACCATTTTCCTTGTTTACTTGATAAACAGGTTGCCCCATTTTTTTCCATATTGTAAGGTTTACTCCGGCGTCATTCATAAATTCCTCGGGTTCAGCCATAAGCAATACTTTCACCAATGCACCTCGGTTAAATAAATGCCTGGCAATAACAAGTCCGTCGCCTCCGTTGTTCCCTTTGCCCACAAGAATAGTAAACACTTTTCCCTTAACTTCCGATAGGATATTCTGAATAACCTCAATCACACGTAATCCCGCATTTTCCATCAGAACTACACCAGGGATACCATAATCCTCTATGGCCTGTCGATCAATATCTCTCATCTCTGCTGCTGTCACAATACGCACAATATCTATCCTTCCTTTTCCTTACCAACTGCCACTGCAAAGGCCACCGCTCGGCCCCGGTCATGGGCAATGCTCACCAATATCCGGTGTATGCCCTCCTTTTCTGCCCGTTCCAGGGCGGGTCCCGACAAGGTCACCTCGGGCTTTCCCAGATGGTTTGGCAAGATTTCAATGTTTGTCCATCGCATTTCCCTGAGGCCTGTCCCCAGAGCCTTTAACACGGCTTCCTTTGCCGCAAAACGCCCAGCCAAAGAGTGCACTTTACCCTGGCAGTGTTCTTGTTCTGCCGCAGTAAAAACACGGTCTAAGAACTGCTGGCCAGAACGACTGACGGCCAGTTCAATCCTTTCAATTTCGATAATATCTGTACCGATCCCCTTCATCATTCCACCTCCGGGGAAAAATTTAAATGGTACTATAATGGTTCCTTCTGATATAAGGTTGTTAGCTTTATTACCAGTATATTAGAAAAGTCCACCAAGGACTAGGCAGACTTTCATGTTATTTGAAATTCTAAAATCATAAAGAAGAAACCATAGGTGACTTTTTGTCGAATAATGTAATTGCATTGACAAAAAAATGTTTTCCACCACACAAAATTCTTGTCTTATATTTGATATTATATAGATTAATAAGACTTCTACATATGAAGGAGGAATATAGATGTTGCTGTTAAATATAGAAAAGCTATTTCT
This genomic interval from Desulforamulus reducens MI-1 contains the following:
- a CDS encoding NAD(P)H-hydrate dehydratase, with the translated sequence MRIVTAAEMRDIDRQAIEDYGIPGVVLMENAGLRVIEVIQNILSEVKGKVFTILVGKGNNGGDGLVIARHLFNRGALVKVLLMAEPEEFMNDAGVNLTIWKKMGQPVYQVNKENGINLVKVALLNTDIFIDALFGTGFHGMVNEKVARIIELINASSVTVIAVDIPSGLEADTGRAPGPSIKANHTVTFGLPKLGLVVEPGASIAGELHVVDISLPKYLTESKAIPRQLLTKQLIASWFKPRRSVSHKGIYGHVLLVAGSRDMSGAARMAARGALRAGAGLVTLAVPQSIQPLVAAGLEEAMTKGLAETEEGTLSTEALEQILEACQSADVLALGPGITTHPETIDLVRNLLPKLTIPVVLDADALNALAGASHLLEQLQTPAIITPHPGEMSRLLGLTIDEVQEERLYLTGTSAKDWNLVVLLKGAKTIIGTPEGEIYINPTGNPGMATGGSGDALTGIIASLVAQGFSPTQAAAAGAYLHGYAGDLAAQELSEVSTLASDLVRFLPATMKAVLTK
- the acpS gene encoding holo-ACP synthase; protein product: MKGIGTDIIEIERIELAVSRSGQQFLDRVFTAAEQEHCQGKVHSLAGRFAAKEAVLKALGTGLREMRWTNIEILPNHLGKPEVTLSGPALERAEKEGIHRILVSIAHDRGRAVAFAVAVGKEKEG